The following coding sequences lie in one Lacticaseibacillus pabuli genomic window:
- a CDS encoding DegV family protein, with the protein MTKKIAIVVDSGSDVPQSVLDENKNIAVVPLNITMNGHNYLDAVDITPDEFYSALATAEILPKTSSPSPQAAKEAMDALFAAGYQQILGITISSALSVTNNVFQLAAQDFPADTVTILDTKSIGIGSGIQAAYAASLINAGESFQDVIAKVRASIVKSRIYFYVPTLKYLSAGGRIGRVAGLVGSVLHIKPVISCDPEGVYYPLFKARSEEKAIQKLVEQVKQDCLKSTHYRLGVAHGQNPSLVKKLAEKLREATGRPVDFIGEVSPSLGVHTGPGLIGATVQSY; encoded by the coding sequence ATGACCAAAAAAATTGCAATTGTCGTTGATTCGGGTTCTGATGTCCCTCAAAGTGTTCTTGATGAAAATAAAAATATTGCAGTCGTACCGCTGAATATTACTATGAATGGGCATAATTACCTTGATGCAGTTGATATCACACCGGATGAATTTTATTCGGCGTTAGCAACGGCGGAAATCTTGCCGAAGACGTCCAGTCCGTCACCACAAGCTGCCAAAGAAGCGATGGATGCGCTGTTCGCGGCTGGTTATCAGCAGATCCTCGGTATCACAATTTCGAGCGCGTTGTCTGTGACGAACAACGTCTTTCAATTGGCCGCGCAAGATTTTCCCGCTGACACCGTAACCATTCTTGACACAAAAAGCATCGGCATTGGCAGTGGCATCCAAGCAGCCTATGCCGCATCATTGATCAATGCAGGGGAATCTTTTCAGGACGTGATTGCAAAAGTTCGTGCCTCAATCGTCAAAAGTCGGATTTATTTCTACGTGCCAACCTTGAAGTACCTCAGTGCCGGCGGTCGAATCGGCCGAGTGGCAGGCCTTGTCGGTTCGGTTTTGCACATTAAACCGGTGATCTCATGTGATCCAGAAGGCGTCTACTACCCTCTTTTTAAGGCGCGATCTGAAGAAAAAGCGATTCAAAAGTTGGTTGAACAAGTCAAACAGGATTGTTTAAAAAGCACCCACTATCGTTTAGGAGTAGCCCACGGGCAAAACCCATCTTTAGTTAAAAAGTTGGCAGAGAAACTTCGTGAAGCGACTGGTCGGCCAGTTGATTTTATTGGTGAGGTCTCACCGTCATTGGGCGTGCATACAGGGCCAGGGCTGATTGGGGCGACAGTTCAGTCGTATTAA
- a CDS encoding IS30 family transposase — protein sequence MQKQDSTHRQKGQHLTSLERGKVAGFRQAGKSNRWIAAEIGVCPQTINNEIKRGTVDQVKKSNGKRVYHRQYLPEAAQARYETARLSCHRPDKFASVQVFLAWYVQRAKQDKWSPDASIGYAKRHKLFTPEELVCASTLYQYIDDQRLEIRNIDLLEKTKRKTSHQHHTKAKRLAGRSIEERPKVVERRRQFGYWEMDTIVGKRNGKESVILTLIERKTRCQLLRLIEGRDADSVSYALRGIKREWGACIKTITADNGPEFTALNTAFAGTETEIFYAHPYTSCDRGTNEAHNRMIRQDFPKGMSLDDISPSQVQATQDRLNQLPRKQQGYCTPQQNFEAEARRVRRMAQ from the coding sequence ATGCAGAAACAGGATAGCACACACCGCCAAAAAGGTCAGCACTTAACATCACTCGAGCGCGGAAAAGTGGCCGGATTCCGCCAAGCTGGGAAGTCCAATCGTTGGATTGCTGCTGAAATTGGCGTCTGCCCGCAGACCATTAATAATGAAATCAAGCGAGGTACAGTAGATCAGGTCAAGAAGAGTAATGGCAAGCGCGTCTACCATCGACAATACCTACCAGAGGCTGCTCAGGCACGTTACGAGACTGCACGCTTGAGCTGCCATCGTCCTGACAAGTTCGCCAGCGTACAGGTCTTCTTAGCCTGGTACGTACAGCGAGCTAAGCAGGACAAATGGTCGCCGGATGCTTCAATCGGCTATGCCAAGCGACACAAGCTGTTTACTCCTGAAGAGCTTGTTTGTGCCTCGACTTTGTACCAGTACATTGACGACCAACGCCTAGAGATTCGAAATATCGACCTGTTGGAGAAGACTAAGCGGAAGACCTCTCACCAGCACCACACCAAGGCTAAGCGCCTGGCTGGCCGCAGTATCGAGGAACGGCCTAAGGTCGTTGAACGACGCAGGCAGTTCGGTTACTGGGAGATGGATACCATTGTCGGTAAACGCAATGGCAAGGAGAGCGTCATCTTGACTCTGATTGAGCGCAAGACCCGTTGCCAACTTCTCCGCTTGATCGAAGGACGAGATGCAGACTCTGTGAGCTATGCATTGCGTGGAATCAAGCGCGAATGGGGAGCTTGCATCAAGACCATCACAGCCGACAACGGACCCGAGTTCACCGCCTTAAATACTGCTTTTGCTGGGACGGAAACTGAGATCTTCTACGCCCATCCTTACACGTCCTGCGACCGTGGCACCAACGAGGCACATAACCGGATGATCCGCCAGGACTTCCCTAAGGGCATGTCCCTAGATGACATTAGCCCTAGTCAAGTGCAGGCCACGCAAGACCGCTTGAATCAGTTGCCTCGCAAACAACAGGGCTACTGCACACCCCAGCAAAACTTTGAGGCCGAAGCTCGGCGCGTTCGCCGCATGGCCCAGTAG
- a CDS encoding ABC transporter ATP-binding protein, which translates to MATDYVIAKQVSKHFGHQQVLNQIDLTLPAGMIYGLIGPSGAGKTTLIKSILGMEAVDSGTVKVMDTVMPNRAVMAQVGYMAQSDALYETLTARENLTLFGQLMSVPKIKLAQMIDYAAGLVDLTSQLDKRVSGYSGGMKRRLSLAIALIQDPQLLILDEPTVGIDPELRQQIWTELNKLKDTGKSMLVTTHVMDEAERCDYLMLIRHGIALAEGTPAALKQQYAVDTIEQVFLKAGRMQDANDGNR; encoded by the coding sequence ATGGCAACGGATTATGTCATCGCCAAGCAGGTCAGCAAGCACTTTGGTCATCAGCAAGTGCTCAATCAGATTGATTTGACACTGCCGGCTGGAATGATTTATGGCTTGATTGGGCCATCAGGAGCTGGGAAGACCACCTTGATCAAGAGTATTTTAGGGATGGAAGCTGTGGATAGTGGCACTGTTAAAGTCATGGATACGGTGATGCCCAATAGGGCGGTAATGGCACAAGTAGGGTATATGGCTCAAAGTGACGCTTTGTATGAGACGCTAACGGCCCGTGAAAACCTGACCTTGTTTGGGCAATTGATGAGCGTTCCAAAAATAAAGTTAGCACAGATGATTGATTATGCAGCCGGATTAGTTGATTTAACGTCCCAATTAGACAAGCGGGTCAGTGGCTATTCGGGTGGGATGAAACGGCGCTTGTCGTTGGCAATTGCCCTGATTCAGGATCCCCAATTATTGATTTTAGATGAACCGACCGTTGGGATTGATCCAGAATTACGGCAACAAATTTGGACCGAACTAAATAAGCTCAAGGATACCGGTAAGTCGATGCTCGTGACAACGCATGTCATGGACGAAGCAGAACGGTGTGATTATCTCATGTTGATTCGGCACGGGATTGCGCTTGCTGAGGGGACACCCGCGGCACTGAAACAACAGTATGCAGTAGATACGATCGAACAGGTCTTTTTGAAAGCGGGGCGGATGCAAGATGCGAACGATGGCAATCGTTAG
- a CDS encoding Dps family protein, whose amino-acid sequence MKYTKTKAVLNQLVADLSQMSMIIHQTHWYMRGPNFLKLHPLMDEFMEEIDSQLDVISERLIALDGSPYSTLKEMAENTKIQDWPGEWDKTTPERLAHLVDGYRYLEDLYQHGIEVSDVEKDFSTQDIFIGLKTAIEKKIWMIQAELGSAPEIDE is encoded by the coding sequence ATGAAATATACGAAAACCAAAGCAGTATTAAATCAACTCGTTGCCGATTTGAGCCAGATGTCAATGATTATCCATCAGACGCATTGGTACATGCGTGGACCCAACTTTTTGAAGTTGCACCCCTTGATGGATGAGTTCATGGAAGAAATTGACAGCCAACTCGATGTCATTTCTGAACGGCTGATTGCGCTTGATGGCAGTCCTTACTCGACCTTAAAAGAAATGGCCGAAAACACTAAGATTCAAGACTGGCCTGGTGAATGGGACAAAACAACCCCAGAACGCCTCGCACACTTAGTTGATGGCTATCGTTACTTGGAAGACCTTTACCAACACGGCATTGAAGTATCCGATGTTGAAAAAGACTTCAGTACCCAAGATATTTTCATTGGTCTCAAAACCGCAATTGAGAAGAAAATCTGGATGATTCAGGCAGAGCTTGGGTCGGCGCCGGAAATTGATGAATAA
- a CDS encoding response regulator transcription factor, whose product MITLYLAEDQSMLNSALTQLLDLEDDLHVLGSAGDGAKAWQDIQQLKPDVAVLDIEMPKLTGLDVADKIHDSELPTKVIILTTFAQKAYFERAIAAQVNGYLLKDSPSDDLIDVIRKVMTGQTVYAPELVTNMVTAESNPLTDRELAVLAAVASGLSSKQIAASLFLSEGTVRNYLSAIFSKLGVHNRIEAVQMAKKNKWLE is encoded by the coding sequence ATGATTACCTTATATCTCGCGGAAGATCAAAGCATGTTAAACTCCGCCCTCACCCAGCTACTCGACTTGGAAGATGATTTACACGTGCTCGGCAGTGCTGGTGACGGCGCAAAAGCGTGGCAGGACATTCAACAGCTCAAACCGGACGTTGCCGTTCTGGATATCGAGATGCCCAAGTTAACCGGATTGGATGTTGCCGATAAGATTCATGACAGTGAGTTACCAACAAAAGTCATTATTTTAACGACCTTCGCACAGAAGGCTTACTTTGAACGCGCCATTGCTGCCCAAGTAAATGGTTATTTGCTCAAAGATAGCCCCAGTGATGATTTGATTGACGTTATTCGAAAAGTGATGACGGGCCAAACGGTTTACGCCCCGGAATTAGTCACGAATATGGTGACAGCTGAAAGCAATCCCCTCACCGACCGCGAACTCGCTGTTTTGGCGGCAGTCGCCAGCGGCTTATCGTCAAAACAAATTGCTGCCTCGCTATTTCTCTCAGAAGGAACCGTTCGTAACTATTTGTCCGCTATTTTCAGTAAGCTCGGTGTTCATAATCGAATTGAGGCCGTGCAGATGGCTAAGAAGAATAAGTGGTTGGAATGA
- a CDS encoding ABC transporter permease: protein MKTFKTQLAFDGKRLILRNFSYIFFSLLMPAGFYLLFTKVMVSGSSTQMKSFYVSYMDSMIVYSVLISALFGIAAILKRDRDQGLVTFLSLSAHGTFPYYLSVAFWMLMMSLFSVAVMGSLAVGINGVSLHFDQWLSLFGVVLIGQLPIMLIGIGLSYIRRYETLSLASNLITFPMAIVSGLWWPINMLPKWLQSIGELMPTYFVNQLLNQLTSRAKVDLTNLLGIVAWFVVTGLLVIVLSKHEQRKGVALGEA, encoded by the coding sequence ATGAAAACTTTTAAAACGCAACTTGCCTTTGATGGCAAACGATTAATTTTACGTAACTTTTCCTATATCTTCTTTTCGTTGCTAATGCCGGCTGGCTTCTATTTGCTCTTCACAAAAGTCATGGTCAGCGGCTCTTCAACACAAATGAAGTCGTTCTATGTAAGTTATATGGATAGCATGATCGTTTATAGTGTTCTGATTAGTGCCCTCTTCGGAATTGCCGCGATTCTGAAACGAGACCGTGACCAAGGGCTTGTTACTTTCTTGAGCTTATCTGCTCACGGTACCTTTCCCTACTATCTTTCAGTCGCTTTCTGGATGTTAATGATGAGTCTGTTCTCAGTTGCTGTGATGGGTAGTTTAGCTGTTGGCATTAACGGTGTTAGTCTTCATTTCGATCAATGGCTCTCGCTATTTGGTGTCGTTTTGATCGGACAATTGCCCATTATGTTGATCGGTATCGGCTTATCGTACATTCGCAGATATGAAACGCTCAGTCTTGCCAGCAACCTCATCACTTTCCCGATGGCGATTGTTAGCGGGTTGTGGTGGCCCATCAACATGTTGCCTAAGTGGTTGCAGTCAATCGGTGAACTCATGCCCACCTATTTTGTGAATCAACTATTAAATCAACTCACTTCCCGTGCTAAAGTAGACTTAACGAATTTGCTGGGCATTGTTGCTTGGTTTGTGGTGACTGGTTTACTGGTGATCGTGCTCTCAAAGCATGAACAGCGAAAGGGCGTGGCCTTGGGTGAGGCGTAA
- a CDS encoding IS6 family transposase: MNYFKGRHFQQDIIIVAVGYYFRFSLSYRDIVELLRDRGVSVHHTTVMRWVHHYGPIFKALWRQHQTSHTKSWRIDETYINVKGHWTYLYRAIDSNGLTLDFELRKHRDYAAAYHFLKRLLTTNGRPDRLVTDQYRATLKAVKHLMKQDYLSKSAHQCSKYRNNLIEQDHRFIKRHRVRSASFQSIRTASATLSGIEVIHALRKKTRRELSLIGFSAVDELKAMVPA, translated from the coding sequence ATGAATTACTTTAAAGGACGCCACTTTCAACAGGATATCATTATAGTAGCCGTTGGCTACTATTTTAGGTTCAGTCTCAGCTACCGTGATATCGTTGAATTGCTACGTGATCGCGGGGTTAGTGTGCATCACACCACGGTCATGCGTTGGGTTCATCATTATGGTCCCATCTTTAAGGCTTTATGGCGCCAACATCAAACCTCCCATACCAAAAGTTGGAGGATAGACGAGACTTACATTAACGTCAAAGGTCATTGGACTTATCTGTATCGTGCAATTGATAGCAACGGTCTGACGCTCGACTTCGAACTGCGAAAGCATCGTGATTATGCGGCAGCCTATCACTTTTTGAAACGGCTTTTGACGACCAATGGTCGTCCTGATCGCTTAGTCACCGATCAATATCGAGCAACACTTAAGGCAGTGAAGCACCTGATGAAACAAGACTACTTGAGCAAATCAGCACACCAATGTTCCAAGTATCGAAACAATTTAATCGAACAAGATCATCGATTCATTAAACGACACCGGGTGCGGTCAGCAAGTTTCCAAAGCATCCGAACCGCTAGTGCAACACTCAGCGGCATTGAAGTCATCCATGCATTACGCAAGAAAACCCGACGAGAGCTAAGCCTCATCGGGTTTTCAGCCGTGGACGAATTAAAAGCGATGGTGCCAGCATAA
- a CDS encoding ABC transporter ATP-binding protein, whose product MNTVIQAEHLKFSYGDKTVLKDINLTVQPGEIVGLIGANGAGKTTFLNILLGLLAGTGEVSVFGQRPGAPDSKVRLGSMLQGDMVIAGTTVGDLMQLAAAQSPRALDPDALLNEFHLSDLKPQRLGILSGGQLRRITFAVALVGNPDLLFLDEPTVGMDAQSRKAFWTQIEQLRQQGKTMVITSHYLEEIQQVADRLLILQNGRFVFNGSLQALQKQHLGATITCETDLQSAIFNGLPAVDKVQLVAPKLIIHSTDGDQTLRALVPMLDRLHQVSVTRESLEDIFLQLTGKDDEK is encoded by the coding sequence ATGAACACAGTAATTCAAGCAGAACATTTAAAATTTAGCTACGGTGACAAAACAGTCCTAAAAGACATTAATTTGACGGTTCAGCCAGGTGAAATTGTCGGCTTAATTGGGGCGAATGGTGCTGGTAAAACCACATTTCTGAATATTTTACTCGGTCTTTTAGCAGGTACTGGGGAAGTCAGCGTTTTTGGTCAGCGCCCAGGTGCGCCTGATAGTAAAGTTCGTCTTGGTTCAATGCTCCAAGGTGACATGGTGATTGCAGGCACAACCGTCGGGGACCTGATGCAGCTTGCCGCTGCGCAATCACCTCGTGCACTTGACCCGGATGCTTTGTTGAATGAGTTTCATTTAAGCGATTTGAAACCACAACGGCTAGGCATTCTTTCCGGCGGTCAGTTGCGGCGAATCACGTTCGCTGTTGCGCTCGTTGGCAATCCTGATCTGTTATTTTTGGATGAACCAACCGTTGGCATGGATGCGCAATCTCGCAAAGCTTTCTGGACGCAAATTGAACAACTGCGGCAGCAAGGTAAAACCATGGTGATTACCAGTCACTACCTCGAAGAAATTCAGCAAGTTGCTGATCGGCTTTTAATCCTCCAAAATGGTCGCTTTGTCTTTAACGGCTCCCTGCAAGCACTTCAAAAACAGCATCTTGGCGCGACCATTACCTGTGAAACCGATTTGCAGTCAGCAATTTTCAACGGCCTGCCAGCAGTAGATAAGGTTCAACTTGTTGCCCCCAAACTGATCATCCATAGCACGGATGGCGATCAAACACTCCGAGCCTTGGTACCTATGTTGGATCGGCTTCATCAAGTCAGCGTGACCCGGGAATCGCTGGAGGATATCTTTTTACAATTGACTGGGAAGGACGACGAAAAATGA
- a CDS encoding sensor histidine kinase, translating into MAEFIPVKSEADWFWLGLCGLFLIVYILVNEIDRWLPVTIPLELGITGLFSIFAFNNYMLIFPGWQVSFMLGWYPRKYFRWFASAYYVIIGIGLWRANLAQPGIFQSSFGEISGLIFPIASPMLAYTFSRSVIHQRQLRQTNRRLQVVIQRGERERIARDLHDTLGQSFSMITLKTELAKKLLVKAPERVAQELDDIAQTSRDDLQLVRAIVNDLHQQSLSEMLLSQGKNIAEADVMLITSGENEATEWPTKVQSQFSAVMTEAITNVIRHAQAHQVEITFDQSPTTYSVTIQDDGKSKNYVRAGSNGISGMRSHMHEADGTFSIDHNRQGTLVSLTLPKEVRS; encoded by the coding sequence ATGGCTGAGTTCATCCCCGTTAAATCAGAGGCTGATTGGTTTTGGCTTGGCTTGTGTGGTTTATTTCTCATTGTCTACATACTCGTCAATGAAATTGACCGATGGCTCCCGGTCACAATACCACTTGAATTAGGCATTACAGGGTTATTTTCGATCTTTGCTTTCAACAACTACATGCTAATCTTCCCGGGATGGCAGGTCTCTTTTATGTTGGGTTGGTATCCGCGAAAATATTTTCGGTGGTTTGCTTCAGCATACTATGTCATCATCGGTATTGGCCTGTGGCGTGCTAATTTAGCGCAACCAGGCATCTTTCAGTCATCATTTGGCGAAATCTCAGGACTCATTTTCCCGATTGCGTCGCCAATGCTGGCGTATACTTTTTCCCGATCAGTCATCCATCAGCGGCAACTCCGGCAAACGAACCGCCGCCTGCAAGTGGTCATTCAACGTGGCGAACGAGAACGGATCGCGCGGGATTTGCACGATACGCTCGGTCAGAGTTTTTCGATGATCACCTTAAAAACCGAATTGGCGAAAAAGTTACTTGTCAAAGCTCCGGAGCGAGTGGCACAGGAACTGGATGATATCGCGCAAACAAGTCGTGATGATTTGCAACTCGTACGGGCAATTGTGAATGATCTCCATCAGCAGTCCCTCAGCGAAATGTTGTTGTCTCAAGGAAAAAATATCGCTGAGGCTGACGTCATGTTGATCACTAGCGGTGAAAACGAAGCAACTGAATGGCCAACTAAGGTTCAGAGTCAGTTTAGTGCCGTCATGACAGAAGCCATCACAAATGTCATTCGCCATGCCCAGGCCCATCAGGTGGAAATCACATTTGATCAGAGTCCCACCACCTATTCCGTGACCATTCAGGATGATGGCAAATCCAAAAACTATGTCCGGGCTGGTTCCAATGGTATTAGCGGCATGCGCAGTCACATGCACGAAGCTGATGGCACGTTTAGCATTGACCATAATCGCCAAGGCACCCTCGTTTCATTAACACTACCAAAGGAGGTGCGATCCTAA
- a CDS encoding IS6 family transposase, with the protein MNYFKGRHFQQDIIIVAVGYYFRFSLSYRDIVELLRDRGVSVHHTTVMRWVHHYGPIFKALWRQHQTSHTKSWRIDETYINVKGHWTYLYRAIDSNGLTLDFELRKHRDYAAAYHFLKRLLTTNGRPDRLVTDQYRATLKAVKHLMKQDYLSKSAHQCSKYRNNLIEQDHRFIKRHRVRSASFQSIRTASATLSGIEVIHALRKKTRRELSLIGFSAVDELKAMLPA; encoded by the coding sequence ATGAATTACTTTAAAGGACGCCACTTTCAACAGGATATCATTATAGTAGCCGTTGGCTACTATTTTAGGTTCAGTCTCAGCTACCGTGATATCGTTGAATTGCTACGTGATCGCGGGGTTAGTGTGCATCACACCACGGTCATGCGTTGGGTTCATCATTATGGTCCCATCTTTAAGGCTTTATGGCGCCAACATCAAACCTCCCATACCAAAAGTTGGAGGATAGACGAGACTTACATTAACGTCAAAGGTCATTGGACTTATCTGTATCGTGCAATTGATAGCAACGGTCTGACGCTCGACTTCGAACTGCGAAAGCATCGTGATTATGCGGCAGCCTATCACTTTTTGAAACGGCTTTTGACGACCAATGGTCGTCCTGATCGCTTAGTCACCGATCAATATCGAGCAACACTTAAGGCAGTGAAGCACCTGATGAAACAAGACTACTTGAGCAAATCAGCACACCAATGTTCCAAGTATCGAAACAATTTAATCGAACAAGATCATCGATTCATTAAACGACACCGGGTGCGGTCAGCAAGTTTCCAAAGCATCCGAACCGCTAGTGCAACACTCAGCGGCATTGAAGTCATCCATGCATTACGCAAGAAAACCCGACGAGAGCTAAGCCTCATCGGGTTTTCAGCCGTGGACGAATTAAAAGCGATGTTGCCAGCATAA